Genomic window (Tetrapisispora phaffii CBS 4417 chromosome 15, complete genome):
AAGCTAAAGGCACACCAAGTGCAATCTGTTTAAGAGAGTTGCGTCTATGGTTCTGTGAGACTGGGTTTTGCTGCGGCTTAAGTGGACTATTGCATTGCTGTGTATCGAGAGCTGACACAATTGCGTTTATCTGTTGCTGTGTGCTGAATATCTCTTTTGTTGTAAGTTTCCAGAGGTTTTTGTTTAGGAATGGTATTACAATCGGGCGTTGCAGCTGAGCTGGTCCTGGATGAGAGGCTTAAATACTGGGTGCTGTTGCCTATTTCAATAGTGATGATACTTGTTGGTGTGCTCCGTCAGAGTATCATCGGCCTGATCGGGCCCGGGACGAGAGGTACTGCTGTGGTGAAGCTGACGGAGACAAATTATGTGAATAAGGGACGTGCGTTGATGGGCAACGGTTCGAACGTTTGCTACGAGTCGTTTGATATGAGGAGGGAGTATTTGTCTCAGGTGCTTGGCGAAGGGAAGTATATTGCTAGGTTGAATGAAGAGCCAGCTGCCGGCGGGGCCACGAACCCGTTCTCGGATCCTGGACTGTCGGACTCGATAATGAGCATGGCAAAGGGTAATATGGCCAACTATATTCCGCAGACACTGATCATGTGGTGGGTCAACCACTTCTTCGCAGGTTTTGTGCTGATGAAGTTGCCGTTCCCATTGACCATCAGGTTCAAAGAGATGCTGCAAAGCAGTATCATGACCCCAGACCTGGACGTCAGGTGGGTCAGCAGTATTTCGTGGTACTTTATCTCTGTGCTGGGGTTAGATC
Coding sequences:
- the EMC3 gene encoding ER membrane complex subunit EMC3 (similar to Saccharomyces cerevisiae YKL207W; ancestral locus Anc_1.524), which encodes MVLQSGVAAELVLDERLKYWVLLPISIVMILVGVLRQSIIGLIGPGTRGTAVVKLTETNYVNKGRALMGNGSNVCYESFDMRREYLSQVLGEGKYIARLNEEPAAGGATNPFSDPGLSDSIMSMAKGNMANYIPQTLIMWWVNHFFAGFVLMKLPFPLTIRFKEMLQSSIMTPDLDVRWVSSISWYFISVLGLDPVYNLLLSSTEGIDMMQQQQQQMPSLGGPGQPQPEALMKGISNDLTIAQHQCCFDDIEKRVLKMYA